One genomic region from Camelus bactrianus isolate YW-2024 breed Bactrian camel chromosome 3, ASM4877302v1, whole genome shotgun sequence encodes:
- the GDNF gene encoding glial cell line-derived neurotrophic factor isoform X1: protein MKLWDVVAVCLVLLHTASAFPLPAGKRPPEAPSEDRSLGRRRAPFALSSDSNMPEDYPDQFDDVMDFIQATIRRLKRSPDKQMAVLPRRDRHRQATAAGLETSRGKARRGQRGRNRGCVLTAVHLNVTDLGLGYETKEELIFRYCSGSCDAAETMYDKILKNLSKNRRLVSDKVGQACCRPIAFDDDLSFLDDNLVYHILRKHSAKRCGCI, encoded by the exons ATGAAGTTATGGGATGTTGTGGCTGTCTGCCTGGTGCTGCTCCACACCGCGTCCGCCTTCCCGCTGCCCGCCGGTAAGAGGCCTCCCGAGGCGCCCTCCGAAGACCGCTCCCTTGGCCGCCGCCGCGCACCCTTCGCTCTGAGCAGTGACT CAAATATGCCAGAGGATTATCCCGATCAGTTTGATGATGTCATGGATTTTATTCAAGCCACCATCAGGAGATTGAAAAGATCACCAGATAAACAAATGGCCGTCCTTCCGCGGAGAGACCGGCACCGGCAGGCCACGGCGGCTGGCCTGGAGACATCCAGGGGGAAAGCTCGGCGGGGCCAGAGGGGCCGAAATCGGGGGTGTGTCTTGACTGCCGTCCATTTAAATGTCACTGATTTGGGTTTGGGCTACGAAACCAAGGAGGAACTCATTTTCAGGTACTGCAGCGGCTCCTGTGATGCAGCCGAGACAATGtatgacaaaatattaaaaaatttatccAAAAATAGAAGGCTGGTGAGTGACAAAGTCGGGCAGGCATGTTGCAGACCCATCGCCTTTGATGACGACCTGTCCTTTTTAGATGATAACCTGGTTTACCATATTCTAAGAAAGCATTCCGCTAAAAGGTGTGGATGTATCTGA
- the GDNF gene encoding glial cell line-derived neurotrophic factor isoform X3 has product MKLWDVVAVCLVLLHTASAFPLPAANMPEDYPDQFDDVMDFIQATIRRLKRSPDKQMAVLPRRDRHRQATAAGLETSRGKARRGQRGRNRGCVLTAVHLNVTDLGLGYETKEELIFRYCSGSCDAAETMYDKILKNLSKNRRLVSDKVGQACCRPIAFDDDLSFLDDNLVYHILRKHSAKRCGCI; this is encoded by the exons ATGAAGTTATGGGATGTTGTGGCTGTCTGCCTGGTGCTGCTCCACACCGCGTCCGCCTTCCCGCTGCCCGCCG CAAATATGCCAGAGGATTATCCCGATCAGTTTGATGATGTCATGGATTTTATTCAAGCCACCATCAGGAGATTGAAAAGATCACCAGATAAACAAATGGCCGTCCTTCCGCGGAGAGACCGGCACCGGCAGGCCACGGCGGCTGGCCTGGAGACATCCAGGGGGAAAGCTCGGCGGGGCCAGAGGGGCCGAAATCGGGGGTGTGTCTTGACTGCCGTCCATTTAAATGTCACTGATTTGGGTTTGGGCTACGAAACCAAGGAGGAACTCATTTTCAGGTACTGCAGCGGCTCCTGTGATGCAGCCGAGACAATGtatgacaaaatattaaaaaatttatccAAAAATAGAAGGCTGGTGAGTGACAAAGTCGGGCAGGCATGTTGCAGACCCATCGCCTTTGATGACGACCTGTCCTTTTTAGATGATAACCTGGTTTACCATATTCTAAGAAAGCATTCCGCTAAAAGGTGTGGATGTATCTGA
- the GDNF gene encoding glial cell line-derived neurotrophic factor isoform X2, with translation MPEDYPDQFDDVMDFIQATIRRLKRSPDKQMAVLPRRDRHRQATAAGLETSRGKARRGQRGRNRGCVLTAVHLNVTDLGLGYETKEELIFRYCSGSCDAAETMYDKILKNLSKNRRLVSDKVGQACCRPIAFDDDLSFLDDNLVYHILRKHSAKRCGCI, from the coding sequence ATGCCAGAGGATTATCCCGATCAGTTTGATGATGTCATGGATTTTATTCAAGCCACCATCAGGAGATTGAAAAGATCACCAGATAAACAAATGGCCGTCCTTCCGCGGAGAGACCGGCACCGGCAGGCCACGGCGGCTGGCCTGGAGACATCCAGGGGGAAAGCTCGGCGGGGCCAGAGGGGCCGAAATCGGGGGTGTGTCTTGACTGCCGTCCATTTAAATGTCACTGATTTGGGTTTGGGCTACGAAACCAAGGAGGAACTCATTTTCAGGTACTGCAGCGGCTCCTGTGATGCAGCCGAGACAATGtatgacaaaatattaaaaaatttatccAAAAATAGAAGGCTGGTGAGTGACAAAGTCGGGCAGGCATGTTGCAGACCCATCGCCTTTGATGACGACCTGTCCTTTTTAGATGATAACCTGGTTTACCATATTCTAAGAAAGCATTCCGCTAAAAGGTGTGGATGTATCTGA